One Pseudomonas fluorescens genomic region harbors:
- a CDS encoding DUF1345 domain-containing protein — MRFLARTHPRLSAAALFGLATGLLAPADSIVSKILIGWNAGVWTYLILMFWLTVRAKAPDVKRIAEVEDENAGLVLFVVCIAALASLATITFELAGSKDLETTRKLMHYGFTALTVIGSWLLIGVIFCVHYARMFYTWDGKEPALRFAEGLKTPNYWDFLYFSFTIGVAVQTSDVGVATRDLRKIVLAQSLIGFVFNTAILGFSINIAAGLFG, encoded by the coding sequence ATGCGCTTCCTCGCCCGCACCCACCCTCGCCTGTCCGCCGCCGCCCTGTTCGGCCTCGCCACCGGTCTCCTGGCTCCCGCCGACTCCATCGTCAGCAAAATCCTCATTGGCTGGAACGCCGGCGTATGGACTTACCTGATCCTGATGTTCTGGCTGACCGTCCGCGCCAAGGCCCCGGACGTCAAACGCATCGCCGAAGTCGAGGACGAAAACGCTGGACTGGTGTTGTTCGTGGTGTGCATCGCCGCACTGGCGAGCCTCGCGACCATCACCTTCGAACTGGCCGGCAGCAAGGATCTGGAAACCACTCGCAAGCTGATGCACTACGGCTTCACCGCGCTGACGGTGATTGGCTCTTGGCTGTTGATCGGGGTAATTTTCTGCGTGCACTACGCGAGGATGTTTTACACCTGGGACGGCAAAGAACCGGCGTTGCGTTTTGCCGAGGGGCTGAAAACGCCCAATTACTGGGACTTCCTTTATTTCTCGTTCACCATCGGTGTTGCGGTGCAAACTTCCGATGTAGGTGTCGCGACACGCGATCTCCGTAAGATTGTGCTGGCGCAATCGTTGATCGGGTTTGTATTCAACACGGCGATATTGGGTTTTTCGATCAATATTG